In Carassius carassius chromosome 5, fCarCar2.1, whole genome shotgun sequence, one genomic interval encodes:
- the LOC132141477 gene encoding pyruvate dehydrogenase E1 component subunit alpha, mitochondrial-like: MRKMLAIISNVLRGSASRNGARVVVSARTYADFTPQASFDIKKCDLYKLEEGPPLQAVLTREEGLQYYRTMQIIRRMELKSDILYKQRAIRGFCHLYDGEEACAVGIEAAIKRSDHLITSYRSHGYTYTRGGTVREIMAELTGRRGGIAKGKGGSMHMYTKNFYGGNGIVGAQVPLGAGVAFSCKYLGTKDLCVCIYGDGAANQGQIFETYNMASLWKLPCIFVCENNKYAMGTSIERGASSTDYYKRGEFIPGLRVDGMDVLCVREATKFAAEHCRSGKGPILMELQTYRFHGHSMTDPGVSYRTREEVHDMRSKSDPITLLKDRMVSNNMVSVEELKEIDVEVKKEVEDAAEFATTDPEPPLEELCNNIFYNEPPMEVRGTSPWIKFKSVS; encoded by the exons ATGCGAAAGATGTTAGCCATCATTTCTAACGTTCTGAGGGGCAGTGCCAGCAGGAAC GGCGCAAGAGTGGTGGTCTCTGCCAGGACATATGCAGACTTTACCCCTCAGGCCTCCTTTGATATTAAA AAATGTGACCTATACAAGCTGGAGGAGGGCCCTCCACTGCAGGCTGTGCTCACAAGAGAGGAGGGGCTTCAGTACTATCGCACGATGCAGATCATTAGACGAATGGAGCTCAAATCTGATATACTCTACAAGCAGAGGGCCATCAGGGGCTTCTGTCACCTTTATGATGGAGAG GAAGCATGTGCAGTTGGTATTGAGGCTGCTATCAAACGATCAGATCATCTAATCACATCCTATCGTTCCCATGGGTATACTTACACTAGAGGGGGCACCGTTCGTGAGATCATGGCAGAGCTCACTG GTCGTAGAGGAGGCATTGCCAAAGGAAAGGGAGGGTCTATGCATATGTACACTAAAAATTTTTACGGAGGAAATGGAATTGTGGGAGCTCAG GTGCCTCTTGGGGCAGGTGTAGCGTTTTCCTGCAAATACCTGGGCACCAAGGATCTGTGTGTCTGTATCTATGGAGATGGTGCTGCAAATCAG GGTCAGATCTTTGAAACATATAATATGGCATCTCTGTGGAAGCTGCCCTGCATTTTCGTTTGCGAGAATAACAAATATGCCATGGGTACTTCTATTGAGAGAGGGGCATCTAGTACTGACTACTACAAGAGAGGCGAATTCATCCCTGGATTAAGA GTGGATGGCATGGATGTCCTTTGTGTAAGGGAGGCCACCAAATTTGCTGCTGAACACTGCAGATCAGGAAAA GGTCCTATTTTGATGGAGCTGCAGACCTATCGTTTCCATGGACACAGTATGACAGACCCAGGAGTAAG CTATCGCACACGTGAGGAGGTCCATGACATGCGCAGTAAGAGCGACCCCATCACGTTGCTAAAGGATCGCATGGTGAGCAACAACATGGTCAGCGTGGAAGAGCTTAAG GAGATTGATGTGGAGGTAAAGAAGGAGGTTGAAGATGCTGCTGAGTTTGCCACCACAGACCCTGAGCCTCCACTGGAGGAACTTTGCAACAACATCTTCTACAATGAACCTCCTATGGAAGTGCGTGGCACCAGCCCCTGGATCAAGTTCAAGTCCGTCAGCTAA